Part of the Camarhynchus parvulus chromosome 11, STF_HiC, whole genome shotgun sequence genome, AATAATGCTTTTATCCCTGTTAGACACCTCAGAAGTCACAAGTGTTCCTTAAAAACCATAATTGAGTCTGAATAGACATTAACAAATAACTGGAATCAGAgcatcatggaatggtttgggttgggagaaACCTTAAAGATTCTCTTcttccatcccctgccaggggtggggacaccttccactatcccaggttgctccaagcctcatccagtcttggacacttccagggatggggcacaaTACTTTAAACACATTACTCTTATTCTAATTAGTCCCAATCCTGGATTTGTCCAACAGATAGAGGGGAAAACATGGAATACACAGATCTAAAATTAAACTCTGGCTCCACAGGAAGGTTCCTTATTGTTTAGGGAGTAATCTGAGTcagccagcagggaaaaaaaatgactaATCCTGAGGAAAAGAAGTGATAAATAAGAGCTATCACTGCCTGACTGACATCATTTTACCATGTaaaaaacagctctgaaaaaacTCAGCCACGATGAAGAAATTTGGAAAGAATCAGGTCACTCCTGACTTTCCATAAGAACCTGGGAGTCGTCAAGACTTTCCAAGATCCATACTGCATGAGCAAACACTCTGcagattttggctttttcccTGACAACTGCAATTCAAGAAGCTGGCACTGGTTCAAAGAGTGGCCTTTTATAGCAGCCAcgggaggagagcagggattcTGCAAAGCCAGGACTTTCTGCACCTGACCAAAGGCCACATCCCGCAGCCCCACGGAGACAATGTGGAAGCAGCTGACAGTTGTCAGAGTGAATCACACACGCCTGATTTATGGGGATGATTGCTGCTGGCAGAGTCCAAGGTACGAGCTAAAAGagcaaacagaaggaaatattgGCCCAACACACCTGGCATCTTTCACGCGTTCGTTCGCCTGGTAGTATCCAGCTATCACGTAGCTGTTCTCCTTGCACCAGGAATCAATCTGGAAAAGCAATGGCAACAATGaatcctagggaaaaaaaaaacaaacctccaggatcaaggaaaaaaaataataaagcaacCCAGGATGAAGGAAATCTCATGGCTGTCCTGTAAATAAAGCAGTGTTGCTCCATCTCTGCCACGGGGTTCTTGAAATAAATCCAtatttctgtctgctttgtGGGAGTGCTCACAGTTGGGCTGActgagctgggatggagaaACCCAACAGAGCGTTTGGAGGATGATGGGAAGCATTAACCAAACGGAGCAAAAGAGCAAGGAGCTGTCTCAGTCAAAGCCTGGCCTAAatcccagtgacaggacaattaaactcagcctggagagggtTTGGGGCTCACCCACCAATGGCTGGGACAATTTTCTGTCAGTGTTCACCTGCCAAGGCACTTCAGGGAATGCTGCCCTGTCCTTGCAGAAaggttttatttctaatttctaatGTCCCATTTCTAGGGGAAAATGCCACCATTTGGGGCCTTTATTAGAAAATCAAAGCTTGAGGTGAAAGGTGAATGTGAGGCAGAAGTTCGTCCCATTTAGCAGCTTTTCAACTGAGATAAAATTGTTTTGTGTTGAGAGTTCTCCCTTATTTAACATTTCTATGTAAATGCTTAACCAGATGTACTTTTGGCATAAACTTTAGACAAATTTTGATTTACACTTAGGTACTTTTGTTGGttgttactttttaattaaatgggTTTAAACACTGCTGTTCTTGCTGCTTTAAACTGGAGCTGGATTCCTCCTGCTGAGTATGACTTTGAaaatatctatctatatatatacatacatggtatctataaatatatatattatgttttTTATTAGAATCGAGGGTATCAAGTCAGCAAAATACAAAGACAGAAGGGGAGGAAGCAGCTCGAATTTTCCTTTGCAGTCCCTAGAGAGCACGGCCTCAAAAAACCCTGCCCAGCTCTATTAAAAAGGCCTCCAAAAATACATCTGGTGCTGACCTGTGGCATCCTGGGAGTCAAATCAATCTCATTTTCAGCAATAATTATTGTATTAGACTGCAGaaccaaccaaacaaagcaGGGATGTGAATAATCCAAGGGATGACACGGATTTAagtgatagaaaaaaaaaggctgtgcagccctgcaagAGCTGCTGTTTCAATTCCAAACCCATTTTGAGGGCTTAGGACTCTGGTTTTAATTGTTAGTGGTTTGAAAGCTTGGCATTAGagccagcagcccaggcagtaaaattaataataattatttaaaaaaaaccccaactccatccatttaaaaattaaaaaaccgCAGTCCTAAATCCATTTTTGCTCCCTACCAAAAATTgtcttgaaaagaaagaagagaatgaTTTTAAGTTCTCACTTTCCTAACTGGTAATTAAAAATTGCTTCTGCATAAAAcaaaggggggagaaaaaaaaatctcattttggaATGAAAGCTGTTCCAAGCCCAGCACTGTTCCCACAAGTATCCTACAGCAATTAGCTCCTATTAGAAATATTAGAAGTATTTTTagtattaaaaacatttttaatggtagaaatattttcaattttagaaatatttttagtattaggaatattttcaatgttagaagtatttttaatggTAGAAATATCTTTAAtggtagaaatatttttaatggcagaaatacttttaatattagaaatatttttagtcaCATCCAGTCCTGccaaggaaaaatccaaagtgGCTTTGGTTTGCTGCAgccaccagggctggaaaaccctgggaggaggaggaggaggaggaaaaggaggaggaggaggagctgagtgCCATTCCAGGAGAGGGAAGTGTTCCTTGGTTTCTCCTTTTTGGAGCTGTGGTTGTAAAACCACATCAATTAGCAGTGAAATTCAGAGGCTCGAGTGCAACttaattcactttttcttcaCGACTCTGGCTTGGGAAAGGATCTCAGAGTGCAAATGAAACAcaccagctgctgtgtttggacTGGAGCTCCCACTCTCTGGAAATCAGAGGATCCTGGaatgccctgagctgggagggaccccaagGATCATCAAtccaacaccccaaaatccctccccgtgcctggcagcgctgtccaaacgctcctggagctctgggaccTTGGAAATGTGAACGTTCCCTGGGGAAttcagtgcccaaccaccctctggagctgctgtttggggtttttggggtttatttattCCTTGGACCCCCTCTAAAGTTTGAGAAGGCAAAGCCTTAAAGTTTGGAAGTCCCTCctctattttctgtatttttgctcCCATCCCATTCTGGGATGACTCAGGGCAGGGAAGAGGAGGTGGAACTTGTGGGGTTGGTTCTGAAACCCCTCCCAGAGGGCTGACCAAGAATCAGCAATAATTGAGCCTGGAAAGAAGCAGATCCCACTAAATCCTACCACAGCTCTGAAATTCTTTAGGAGTGAAGCTGCTTTGCTACAAAAATGGAGTTTGAGCACCCTGATCTCCTTGATTTATTCTGGATCCACACACAAGCTTGTACAGATGATGTGGAATCACCTCCTTCCAACCTTTTCCATGAGAAAATCCAATTTTCACAGCTGGTCTGACAGAATTACTGACACCTTTGCCTTTGTTTAAacccagaacagcagcaaaagacCCTGGGCTCTtgtaaaattctgttttttaaaggatgAACCACACAGAGCCCTAATTATTGTGGGAAACACCAGGAGTTTCCAATCTTTAACTTTTTGTACCAAAAACTGAGAGTAAATAAGTAAAAACCTGCCGTTGCTTTGGCTCTGggataattttcttcctgcagatGTTGCAAGAAACAGGATTTGTTTCCTAATAATCCGATCCTGCTGCAAGACCTATACTAAAAAGCTGCACTGAAGGCCTGAAGTTTACCAAAGTTCAGTGCCACAAGCCCTGTGGAAAGATATTTAATCGTGATTTAATGAAAACACACTGTGCTCTGCTACTCCCACATTGCTGTGAATATATTTCAAATGATCAATTTTGGGTGTTTAATGGTAAAACTAACTGGTCAGGGCTCAGGCTCAGCCACAAAGATGTCAACATTGCCACGGCATCATCTCAGCTGGAAAAAACTAGAATTTATTTAGGAGTAACTGGaatttgtttccaaataaaatgtttactGGGATGAAAAACTCAGAGGGAAACATTAAGGACGAGTCTGGAGGAGGCagaaatttgttctttttaacGGTATCAAGAAGGGATGGATCTTCTTTTGCTCACaatcatgggatggtttgggttggaggggctcatcccattccatcttccactgtcccaggctgctccaagccctgtccagcctggccttgggcactgccagggatccaggggcaacTACAAttgctctgggcacctgtgccagggtctccccACCGTCATGGGGAACAATtctttcccaatatcccatctaaatccaccctctggcagtgggagccattccctgtgccctgtccctccatgccttgtccccagtccctctccagctctcccgGAGCCCCTTTAAGCCCTGCAAGgtctctgagctctccctgaatccttcccttccccatgtgagcacccccagctctcccaccacaattcccccaatttttgcACCATTTCCtcgcccctgccctgccctgcaccacCCAAACCCCTTCCAGCacccctccccacaccccacaCCCCGGCGGGATCACCTCACCAGGGTCAGGGCCACCTCCAGCATGGGGGCGAGCGCCAGCGTGCCGTGGAAGAGCGGGATGCAATCCACGAACAGCGCGGGCTGCGCGGGCCGCGGCGCCGGCGGCCGCTCGGCCACCAGCAGCCCGTTGACGGCGCAGTGCGGGTACTTGGCGCCGTGCAGCACCATCTTGCAGTAAGCCTGGGTGGTCAGCTTCATGGTgccgagccccggccccggTTTGGCCCGGTTCGGCCCGGtgcggccccgctgcccgccctgcgccgctccccgcccgccgcaCGGCGCCGCCGGCTGTCGGCAAGCGCCGCCAAGCGCGGCCGGCTTTGCGACAgcgattttggggggatttttgaggggatttggagTGTGGGGAGGATGGTGAAAATCCCAGATATCTGTGGGATGGGGGGTGTGGGGTGAGCGGGGTGAGGAGCGCGGAGAGcggggagggatgggggagatCGGTGCTGGCGGTGCCGCGAAACCACACGGGGGGAAAGCTCTGGGATCGTGGGGTGGGAAAGGATCTCTGAGAAAAGATCTCTGGGATCATCGTGTGGGAAAAACCTCTGGGGAAAGATCTCTGGGATCACCAGGTGGGAAAAGATCTCTGGGATCATCGGGTTCTGAAAGATCTTTGGGATCATCCTGTGGGAAAAGATCTCTGGGATCATTGTGTGGGAAAAAACTCTGGGAAATGATCTCTGGGATAATCATGTGGGAAAAACCTCTGGGATCATCGGGTGGGAAAAACCTGTGGGATCATTGTATGGGAAAAGATCTTTGGGATgctcaggttggaaaagatctctgcAGTGATCATGTGGGAAAAACCTCTGGGAAAAGATCTCTGGGATCATGGGGTCGGAAAAGATCTTTGGGATCATCGGATTGGAAATGATCTCTGTGATGATCgagttggaaaagatctctggGAAAAACCTGTGACATCATCATGTGGGAAAGGATCTCTGGGATGGtcaggttggaaaggatctctgGGAtgatccagcccagcctgtggctCATCACCTCCATGTCACCCTGAATTACAGGatggttcaggttggaagggcCTTAAACATTCTCCATTCCCACCCCTGACAcctttccctgtcccagcctgctcccagcctggccttgggcacttccagggaagcagcatcccaaataataaaggaaatcccaaataataaaggaaaaagtgtttctgTATAAAAATTGACTTCAGTGATGCCTCGGCTGTGCCTGTCCCCGCCTGGCACATGGATCCCCCTCAAGGTGCTTTTCCATCCTGGCCTCCAAACCTCAAATCCTGTGCCAAATTCTGGGCTCCTCACAGGaccttgaggggctggagcgtgtccagggaagggaacggagctgggaaagggctggggaATCCTGAGGGATCCAGGGGCTGGGGaatcctgagggagctgggaaaggactGGAGAatcctgagggagctgagggggctcagcctggagcaaaggaggctcagggggccctcctggctctgcacagctcctgccagggaacagggacagggaacagggacaggagcagagggaacggcctcaggctgggccagggcaggctcaggtcggacagcagcaggaatttccccatggaaagggggtcagggatgggaactgcccagggagggttgcagtgcccatccctggaggtgtcccagcaATTCCTGAGGTGGCACccggtgctctgggctggggacgaGGcggggatggggcacagctgggctcgATGATCCCGGAGCTCTTTCCCACCCTCAGACATCCCGGGATTTTGGAAATTCGGGATAAACCTCCAGCGGCGGTCCGCCCGCATCCCATCAGCCCCCGCGCGGGGCCgctccggcccggcccgctCGCTGCCCCGCGCTCCCGGCGTGCCCTGCGCTTCCGGCCGCGGCTCCTTCCGGTCCCGCCAGCCGTAGAGGACGGTCGCCAGGtcgcggggccgggccgggccgggcggagcgCGGGGACGGGCAGGGAGCGGGCTGGGAGCGAGAACGGAGACTCCCCGCTGTCCCTATCCACGGCCGGGCTGGCGGGGCAGCGCGGGTTGGGGGTTGCGGGAAGGGCTGTGAGGGGGCAGCGCCGCGACCCCGCCCGCCGGCTCCGTGAGGGGTTCTGTCAGCGGTGTCGCGACTGAGGtgacaggcagggagggcaaGGTCAGGGACAGACAGCGGGTCCTGGCGGGAGCTTGGGCGgctttgggctgggctggggtcagCGGAGGATCCGGAATCCCGTGTGGGTGGGAATCGCTTGTGGGGATCTCGCCTTTCTCTGGGatgctccctgctcaggggtCTCTGCATTGGCTCTGGGATGCGCTTGGGGCTCCTGGAATGGTTTATTTTGGAATTACAGCGTCCTAAAAGGGTGGTTTAAATAAGGCAATGTCCTTTGCTTGCAGTGCAGGAGGCTCGGGTTAAAAACAGTGAGAGAAAGGCTCATCCAGATCGGTTTAGTGGGAGAACATCCCACTAAATCTCCTCTCCAGCATGGAGTGCTGTGCTGCCCTCTGGAGAAGGAAATCTTTAggctatatattatatatatatatatatttatatgtgaaACCTCGTGGGAAATGTTCTTCTGTCACCGTGGGCACTGACTgttgctgcctgccctgcaggatGTTGGCTTCCAGAGTGTTCAGCCTGGTCGGGAGGAGATCCATCTccacctccctgtgcctcaggGCCCATGGACACGGTGGGTCAGGGGGAATAAAGCACAGCCTGGAGGGGGGAGCACAGAAATCTGCCCTGGCTGAGGGGagggtggggatggagggagcctggggaggtggcaggagTGACAATCATGGGATCATCCAGGTGGGAGAAAGCTGCAAGGTCActgagtcccagctgtgccccatccccaccttgtcccagcccagagcactgagtgccacctcaGGAATtgctgggacacctccagggatgggcactgcaaccctccctgggcagttcccatccctgacccccctttccatggggaaattcctgctgctgtccgacctgagcctgccctggcccagcctgaggccgttccctctgctcctgtccctgttccctgtccctgtcccctggcaggagctgtgcagagccaggagggccccctgaacctcctttccttccctcagctgccccaggatccctggcagtgcccaaggccaggcctGGAGTCCTGGGAtggcaggagctgtccctgcccatggcagggcctGCAGTGGGATGGGCTTTAGgaccattcccagtccatcccaaaGCCTCCTGTAATCCCATTTCTGTGCTGgtagagcagctctgctcctgagcccttccccctcctccctgcactgctgggctgggaccaATGTCCCTGTGTGTCGCTGTGTGTGACcaatgtccctgtgtgtgtccctgtgtgtgtctctctgtccccctgtgtgtccatccctctgtccctgtctgtgtccccctgtgtgtgtccctgtgtctgtccctgtgtcacccatgtccctgtgtatgttcctgtgtgtgtccccgtgtcacccatgtccccctgtgtgaccctgtgtgttcctgtgtccccgtgtgtgtccctgtgtctctctttgtgtctgtgtgtccccgtgtgcccctgtgtccccatgtgtccccgtgtgtgtccctgtgtccctgtatGTGTCACCCATGTCCCCTCTGTGTGTCACCCATGTCCCCTCTGTGTGTCACCCATGTCCCTGTATGTGTCACCCATGTCCCCTTGTGTGTCacccatgtccctgtgtgtgtcacccatgtccccctgtgtgacacccatgtccccatgtgtccccgtgtccatccctgtgtccctgtgtgtgtcacccatgtccctgtgtatgttcctgtgtgtgtccccgtgtcacccATGTCCCTCTGTGTGTCACCCATGTCCCCGTATGTGTCACCCatgtccctctgtgtgtgtcaccatgtccctgtgtgtccctgtccccgcaggcGTGGTCAAGGCAGAGGATTACACCCTCCCCTGTGTACGTGGACCGCCGGGACGTGCCCCTGCCCGAGGTGGCCTTTGTGCGGGACCTGTCGGCGCAGCAGCGCGCGctcaaggagaaggagaaggcaTCCTGGAGCGCGCTGTCTGCCGAGGAGAAGGTGGAATGTACGTCTGGGGGGCTCGCAGGGGCCTCGCAGGCAGCCACAGCGCCATCTCTGTGCAGGGAGtgggctgggtgggaagggagcttGGGGATCATCTCCTTCCACCACCAGAGAAACTGAGGGAATGGGCCAATGGGGATCTCCTGGagttcaggaaaggaaaatgccaAAATGCTTGGAACAGGAGGGAATAACTCCATGTGCCAGTACAGACTGGGGagtgctgggaaagcagcttgGAGGGAAAAGACAGGGGGATCCTGGTGATTCTATCAAACTTGCAGGTGATGATTCTTTAATTTCACGATGACCGCTTTTTAACCAAAATCGAAGCAGAATTTTGAATAGAAATTTGTTGTTATTCTATGTATTATGAATATTACTCTTCTGTTATTAATATATTCTATTATTATGCTCCAGGCcctgtccatcctggccttgggcactgccagggatccagggatctctgggcacctgtgccagggcctgcccaccctcacagggaacaattccttcccaaaatcccatctgaaCCCACTCAGCtcaaagccattccccttgtcctggcactccaggcccttgtcaagTCTTTTGACAGCTTTTTGTTCCAGGCCATGCTTGGAACAGCTCTTAATCCTTGTTTTTCCCTGTgtctgtgagcagagctgatccatgaaggaattttctgaATTATGATGGAGCTCCTTGTATGCTCCATGGTTTTTATTCCCAAGAACTTTGGTGCTGTTACAGAACATGCAATGCCCCTGCTGTGGCTTCTGTTCCATACCTGAGGTCACATTCAGCcattccttcctcttccagaaacaaacaaaaaaaccaaacccccccacccaaaaaaaaaaattaacaagaacaacaacaacaataataataacaataacaaaaccaataataatttatttcttgattCCCATCTGCTTTCaaccagccaggaaaaaaatctcttcaatACAACACCATGCCATTGTTAGTCTAGCTGGGTGAAGTtagccccaaacacaaacatggATTTGAATGTTAATAACCACTGACCTTGGTATGAACCAAATTCCAGCTAATGAAGGCTCCCCCTGGGTGTTTTGACTTGCAAATAAAATTCCCTCATCTTTTCTAACTGCTCTCATGGTATGAAGGGAGAACCTGACCTGGGAAAGGTTTAAAACTTTTTGAGGAATTGCTTCAGATTTTCTGTTGCTTTGGATTTTAAATTCCTGTGGATTTCAGTGGCAGCTGAGCTCGAAACATTCCTGTTGGGATTATTTGTGCTAGGAAGCTTTGGGGTCAATAACCACACTGGGAAttggaggggaggaaggagaactcccagttttccttctttcaggtCTACACTGTCACTAGGATAATCTGTAAAATGGAGACTAAAATTGATTTGGGGGTGAAACAACTGATTAGGTGTGTGCCAAACCTAATTTAACATCCATCCCCTTTGGGGCAGCCTCAGCCTTCGTTCACCTCCCTCTGCAGAGTTCTGGTCACCTGCAAATCCCAGGAAAAGTTAAAAGAGAGGAtttgatgctttttttccccagtgtatCGGATAAAATTCAACGAGACCTACGCAGAGATGAAGAAAGGGACAAATGAGTGGAAAACCATCCTGGGGGGAGTTCTGTTCTTCCTTGGTCTCACTGGAATCATCCTCATCTGGCAGAAGAACTTCAGTAAGTAACTCTTCCATGGAGAGTGGGATCAGGACATGCCTGATGGGAGTTCTGTGGGGCCAGGATGGTTTGGCGAACAGCCAGAACAGGGacttgcagcaggagctgtctgTTAGTCTCTGAAAACTCCATCCTGGAGCTGTCTCTTGTGGGGGTGTAGCAGAAAGAATCAGGAAGCTGACTCAGAGAAATCTGGGAGGACAGGAAATGGAAGGGAATGAGTGGTGAGATTCCTGATCCCAGAGCTTCCCCTCTTTCGCTGCCTTGGGTAGTGAACATTTGGGTTTCTGCCACGTTTGGCTGCCTTCCCAGCTAAGGATTCAGCCTCCAGAGagcctccagctgccaggaggcagagcagcagttaaaggagctgctccctgccttgaGGCTCCCAAAAATAGGAGAGCAGGAAGCTGTTATCTTGGTGATGGAGGAAACCACTGGAGAATCCATGTGGGAGTGTGGTTTGAGCTGGATGCTGCAGATGCTGCATGCAGGGAGGTTTGagcagatcacagaatcacaggtttgggttggaagggatcctgAAGATGATCCCATTTCACCTCCATCCATGGCtagggacacttcccactatcccaggcttctccaaaccccatccaacttggccttggaGATCCAACActtccagagctgggacagccacagcttctctgggcaacctgctccagtgggaTGACTTCAGCGAGGAAAAACCCCTTTTATTAGCAAAACTtagcccaaaattcccaacttGCTGATGTGGCATGAGGACTTAACTCCATAATTCCATAATTCCCTCCCATCTGCAGTGTACGGCCCTGTCCCTCACACCTTCTCTGACGAGTGGGTGTCAGCTCAGACCAAGAGGATGTTGGACATGAGGGTTAACCCCGTGCAGGGCATCACAGCCCAGTGGGATTTTGACAACAATGaatggaagaaataaagcaaCTCAGTGGAACCTGCTCTGCTTGAATATGAAATGATTCCATCACCCATGTGTGACCTCGTTGCTTGTTGTACTGGAACACCCTCTCCACCTCCAGAAATGCTAATAAATGTCTGGTTAACTTGACAGCTGCCTGTTGATGGTCTTCTTGGGGTGGGACATTGGGTTCTTGAACAAGATTTGCTGCCTGGGTTAATATTTTCAGGGCTAAGAAAGCTGCTGCCAAATTTCTCCCTTAGCTGAGCTGGTGTCCTGGATTCTGCAGGTTTTTAACAGCTCTTAATCCCTGTTTTCCCCAGTgtctctgggagcagagctgatccatgaaggaattttctgaATTATGATGGAGCTCCTTGTGTGCCCACACATGGGCATCAGTGGATTTTATTCCCAAGATCTTTGGTCCCTCTAATCCCTGCCCCTTTGAAACTTAAACCAAGCTTGGATTTAAGTTTGCTCTTTTCCTGATGGGACAGAAAACCATCAGGAAATTGATGTTGTGGTttaggagctgtgctgggctgttgCTGACCCCTCTTGCCCTTCCACTCAGAAATTTGGGAGGTTTTTAAGGTGAGGTAACCTGGTGGGAATTAAGCAGTGAGCTCCCTTTCCTACAGCTGAAAAATCCCTTAAGTGATAAATTTATCTCTGGGGTGCTGATAAGGATGAGGGTGACAATCCCAGATTGGTGCTGGctggaattctgcttttccctgctttttgcacagctcctgctgtggcactgaCCTGGGTGAGGGACACGGAGCTGCCAGGGTTTTGTGCCTggaaaattgatttattttggaGCAAATGCTGGagtttcagtgctgctgggataAGGCAGTTGTTCCTCCCGGGTCTGTCCTTCCCAAAAAGCTGTGGAACCCAGGGAGGCCAGGAGAGAAACCTGAGCCTTGCCATGATCCCAGATCCTTATTTCATCCTCCccttcctggcacagccactctctgctcccttccctccagagcagcagcaggacctgctggagcagcctcaggtGAGCTGAGCttgccagggctctgcttgCTCCCCTCCTGGTGTgttccccttcctcctgccctgggagagggTCAGATCTCACCCTCCtccctgggaatttggggagtttgTTTGCAGGTAGCCTTGGAGACTGAGAAACCACCCAAATCCTGATCCTGGGGAGAGAAAATCCATGGGGACTGGAATGAGCAAGGTACAGGGGACAGTGGGATGGGGGCCAGCACATTCTCTTCTTCTGCAGCCCATGGATGCACTTCCCAGGTCCCTAAATACAGCTATCTGCACCTTCCCCTTTCCCACAGCCCTTTGGAATTCCAAGCACTTCAAGAGaattaggaaaacaaacaggGATTTAAATCTGAGCTTTATATCCGGGGTGAAGAGCTCGGTGTCTGCAGGTGGCAGAAAAGTGACAGCTGGCACTAAATGCTCATCCCTGGGGTGGTAAAACCTTGGCATTTTCATCCTCAGGGATAACAGGGGGTCCCTGCAGGGAAATTCCCCCCTTCCCACCCTCGGGGTGTGCCCCAGCAATGGGGGAAGTGtgctctcagtgctgctttttcctccagggctggaggaggggatCAGTTTCTGTCGCTGTCCTTAAATAACCACTTGGAATATGAGTCCTCCAGTTTAAAATTAGACTCTGGGACAACAACAGAGAGATCAGATCAGGGCAAACTCACTTTGCATGGCTCTGATGGGGTTTAACATCGGGGATTCACCCCCTGTGAACTCAGCCTGACAGGCAAAGTGCTTTTTacagcccccagtgccaccaaacCCTTTGGGGGAGCCCTGTTGCCAAGGGCTGGATTGGTGCAGACCCTTTTGTAGGATCAAATTTTGGACTCCATGAGATGCAGGGCTCTGCACTCCCCTTCACAGTTTGTGTTGTGCTGAATCCAGGTGTTTGCACTCAGGAATGGGCTGGGGTTCAGCTGGATGTGacccagtgctgctgaaaaCCCTAAAACTCCTCAAACCAGGGCTCCTCTGCCAGATGGGCACCAGCAAGTCCAGCTGACAATCAGCTCTGTctttctgtgcctctggaaATGCTCTGGCAGGTTCTTACACCCCTTAAACACCCTCAGCTgtcccttttctccttcataACCCTGCAGCAGCGAGTTGGAGACCAAATGTGCAGCCTTGACATCTC contains:
- the LOC115907832 gene encoding LOW QUALITY PROTEIN: cytochrome c oxidase subunit 4 isoform 1, mitochondrial (The sequence of the model RefSeq protein was modified relative to this genomic sequence to represent the inferred CDS: deleted 1 base in 1 codon) — protein: MLASRVFSLVGRRSISTSLCLRAHGHGVVKAEDYTLPVYVDRRDVPLPEVAFVRDLSAQQRALKEKEKASWSALSAEEKVELYRIKFNETYAEMKKGTNEWKTILGGVLFFLGLTGIILIWQKNFMYGPVPHTFSDEWVSAQTKRMLDMRVNPVQGITAQWDFDNNEWKK